In Polynucleobacter sp. MWH-S4W17, a genomic segment contains:
- a CDS encoding HlyC/CorC family transporter, translating to MPDPNKSLLDRLADFLTPQPTEPSERRQELIDTLREAQAEGLIDADALSMIEGVFQVGQLCARDILVPRAQIDWIDIGQPLSEIIKSVIEAAHSRFPVFEGSRDNVIGILLAKDLLRHATEKDFQVRDWLRPAVFIPESKRLSVLLRDFKDNRNHLAIVVDEYSGVAGIITIEDVLEQIVGDIEDEHDVDEEADNLIALDNGDIRVKGITELEQFNERLGTHFEVEDIETVAGLVIQHLGRVPKMGELIEIGGIEFEVQRADPRQIHILLARQSNKKSD from the coding sequence ATGCCTGACCCCAATAAATCCCTTTTAGATCGCTTGGCTGATTTTTTAACTCCGCAGCCAACGGAACCCAGTGAGCGCCGTCAAGAACTGATTGATACCCTTCGAGAAGCTCAAGCTGAGGGATTAATTGATGCGGATGCCCTCTCCATGATTGAGGGCGTGTTTCAAGTAGGGCAGTTATGCGCTCGTGACATACTTGTGCCTCGCGCCCAAATTGATTGGATTGATATTGGCCAACCTCTCTCTGAAATCATTAAGAGTGTCATTGAAGCAGCTCACTCACGGTTTCCTGTATTCGAAGGTAGTCGAGATAATGTCATTGGCATTTTGTTAGCAAAAGATTTATTACGTCACGCTACCGAGAAAGATTTTCAGGTGCGGGATTGGTTACGCCCAGCGGTATTTATTCCAGAATCCAAACGTCTTAGCGTCTTATTGCGAGACTTCAAAGACAACCGCAATCATTTAGCTATCGTAGTTGACGAATATAGCGGTGTTGCCGGCATCATTACCATTGAAGATGTACTCGAGCAGATCGTTGGCGATATTGAGGATGAGCATGATGTCGATGAAGAAGCGGACAACCTCATCGCTTTAGATAATGGCGACATCCGCGTTAAAGGTATTACCGAGCTTGAGCAATTTAATGAAAGACTTGGAACTCATTTTGAAGTGGAAGATATTGAGACTGTGGCGGGCTTGGTGATTCAGCATTTAGGCCGCGTCCCTAAAATGGGTGAGCTCATTGAAATAGGTGGCATTGAATTTGAAGTACAGCGCGCCGACCCAAGACAAATTCATATTCTGCTTGCACGACAATCCAATAAAAAATCAGACTGA
- the lnt gene encoding apolipoprotein N-acyltransferase, which translates to MLDQHSNHSGMGIKIFSVCILFALGAALAAVAELPYGGWIQIPVLSLLWWRLDQKSASLKKQFVLGLSFGIAYFVVGLWWLYISLHDVGGMSAPLACMGVFLLSAYVALYFSLATLAIPLFKESRLFGLLLAASWVLAEFLRGYIFTGFPWMGFAETQFNGPFAPVAPFFGGLACTFLAIWTSWEIYQARKHVVSSMLLILTVIGISQCAGLFTFTKPVGEPISVRLIQGNFEQSLKFNPQSIGKQIDFYVGEITKEAANLIIIPETAFPWPLPNLPIGLLDYLQNFSNKSSSNILLGLIGEVPGEGGMQYSNRAAGLSPNALPYQYDKAHLVPFGEFIPLGFQWFVKAFHVPMSDFARGKLDQPLFAIARKDQDDLHAAITICYEDVFGGELASRIQHSDQPVNLLINMTNLAWFGDSQASTQQLRLSQLRSLETGLPALRATNTGITAVLGPDGRVLKALPEFTQTTLSTQVQAYSGKTPYVIWGNLPILGISCLLLLWGLIRQRRF; encoded by the coding sequence TTGCTTGATCAGCACTCTAATCATTCGGGTATGGGCATCAAAATCTTTTCGGTTTGCATTCTGTTTGCATTGGGAGCGGCCCTGGCTGCCGTTGCTGAGTTGCCTTATGGTGGCTGGATTCAGATCCCCGTTCTCAGCCTTCTGTGGTGGCGTCTTGATCAGAAGTCCGCGTCCTTAAAAAAACAATTTGTCTTAGGCCTCTCATTCGGCATTGCTTATTTTGTTGTGGGCCTATGGTGGCTTTACATCAGCCTGCATGATGTTGGTGGGATGAGTGCGCCACTCGCCTGCATGGGTGTATTTCTGCTCTCTGCTTATGTGGCTCTCTATTTCTCATTGGCAACACTTGCTATTCCACTGTTTAAAGAGAGTCGCTTATTTGGCCTGCTACTGGCAGCGAGTTGGGTTCTTGCGGAATTTCTACGGGGCTATATCTTTACTGGATTTCCTTGGATGGGCTTTGCTGAAACCCAGTTCAATGGACCTTTCGCACCAGTCGCCCCCTTCTTTGGCGGACTAGCGTGTACCTTTTTAGCAATCTGGACTTCCTGGGAAATTTACCAAGCTCGCAAGCATGTCGTTTCCAGCATGCTCCTCATCTTGACGGTTATTGGGATTTCTCAATGCGCTGGTTTATTTACTTTCACCAAGCCAGTTGGAGAGCCGATTAGTGTTCGATTGATACAGGGTAACTTTGAACAAAGCCTGAAATTTAATCCTCAATCTATTGGCAAGCAAATTGATTTCTATGTCGGGGAAATTACTAAAGAGGCAGCTAACCTCATCATCATTCCTGAGACAGCGTTTCCATGGCCACTTCCTAATTTACCCATTGGCCTATTGGATTACTTGCAAAACTTTTCTAATAAAAGTAGTAGCAATATTCTGCTTGGCTTGATCGGCGAAGTGCCTGGAGAAGGCGGTATGCAGTATTCGAATCGCGCTGCTGGACTGTCGCCAAATGCATTGCCATATCAATACGATAAAGCCCACCTCGTTCCCTTTGGAGAATTTATTCCTCTAGGTTTTCAGTGGTTCGTTAAAGCCTTTCATGTACCCATGAGCGACTTTGCAAGAGGAAAGCTGGATCAACCTCTCTTTGCGATTGCGCGCAAGGATCAAGATGATCTTCATGCGGCAATTACGATTTGCTATGAAGACGTCTTTGGTGGTGAACTTGCCTCCCGTATTCAACACAGCGATCAGCCAGTCAACCTACTCATCAATATGACCAATCTAGCCTGGTTTGGTGATTCTCAAGCGTCTACCCAACAACTCAGGCTTTCACAATTGCGCTCCCTGGAAACTGGGCTTCCCGCCTTGCGTGCCACCAATACTGGGATTACTGCGGTTCTTGGTCCTGATGGCAGAGTGCTGAAAGCGCTCCCGGAATTTACCCAAACAACCCTCAGTACCCAGGTTCAGGCCTACTCTGGAAAAACGCCTTATGTCATTTGGGGTAATTTACCGATTTTGGGTATTTCTTGCCTGCTCTTGCTTTGGGGTCTGATTCGTCAGAGACGTTTTTAA
- the glyQ gene encoding glycine--tRNA ligase subunit alpha — protein MLTFQQIILKLQDYWDQQGCALLQPIDLEVGAGTSHTATFLRAIGPEPWKAAYVQPSRRPKDGRYGENPNRLQHYYQYQVVLKPAPENILDLYLGSLAALGLDLKENDVRFVEDDWENPTLGAWGLGWEVWLNGMEVTQFTYFQQVGGLDCKPVLGEITYGIERLAMYIQNCSNVYDLVWADGISYGDVYHQNEVEQSCYNFEHSNTDLLFANFTNYESEAKRLMEVPLALPAYEMVLKAAHTFNLLDARGAISVTERAAYIGRIRNLSRAVAQAYFESREKLGFPMCQRQAKAQA, from the coding sequence ATGCTTACTTTTCAGCAAATCATTCTCAAACTTCAAGATTATTGGGACCAACAAGGTTGTGCCCTACTACAACCTATCGACCTCGAGGTTGGTGCTGGTACATCCCATACCGCCACCTTCCTACGCGCCATTGGTCCTGAGCCTTGGAAAGCGGCTTACGTTCAGCCATCCCGCCGACCTAAAGATGGTCGCTATGGCGAGAACCCAAACCGCTTACAACACTACTATCAATATCAAGTAGTCCTCAAGCCGGCACCTGAAAATATTCTCGATCTTTACCTAGGATCTCTTGCCGCTTTAGGCTTAGACCTTAAAGAGAATGATGTTCGTTTTGTAGAGGACGATTGGGAAAACCCAACGCTGGGTGCATGGGGTCTTGGCTGGGAAGTTTGGCTCAATGGCATGGAGGTGACACAGTTCACTTACTTCCAACAAGTAGGCGGCTTAGATTGCAAACCTGTTCTTGGTGAGATTACCTATGGCATCGAACGTTTGGCAATGTATATCCAAAACTGCTCTAACGTCTACGACTTAGTATGGGCCGATGGCATCTCCTATGGCGATGTGTATCACCAAAATGAAGTGGAGCAATCTTGCTACAACTTTGAACACTCTAATACTGATTTACTCTTTGCCAACTTCACAAACTATGAAAGTGAAGCAAAGCGTTTGATGGAAGTTCCACTGGCACTACCTGCTTACGAGATGGTTCTGAAAGCTGCGCACACATTTAATTTACTGGATGCGCGTGGCGCTATCTCGGTTACTGAGCGCGCAGCCTACATAGGTCGCATTCGCAATCTTTCTCGCGCAGTGGCTCAAGCTTACTTTGAGTCTAGAGAAAAACTGGGCTTCCCAATGTGTCAACGTCAAGCTAAAGCTCAGGCTTAA